From a single Dermacentor andersoni unplaced genomic scaffold, qqDerAnde1_hic_scaffold ctg00000041.1, whole genome shotgun sequence genomic region:
- the LOC140214400 gene encoding ubiquitin-conjugating enzyme E2 Z-like, whose product MVCLSILGTWPGPAWSPAQSVSSVLISIQSLLNEEPYYNEPGFAKGMSPVASKSYNDNIQHETIRVAVCDMVEACLQANPPCPPDLAEAILKQFAESYGMYEEKVKGLTQVTFSNVAGGFLGFFTQKTTYQYDTLLTRLKDLKERVEKKHEAEVNANMDADFNADVNVVVVNADANAGQ is encoded by the coding sequence GTCTGCCTCAGCATCCTCGGCACATGGCCAGGACCCGCCTGGAGCCCGGCACAGAGCGTAAGCAGCGTACTGATCTCCATCCAGTCGCTGCTCAACGAGGAACCGTACTACAACGAACCTGGATTTGCAAAAGGAATGTCCCCCGTCGCCTCTAAAAGCTACAACGACAATATACAACACGAGACCATTAGAGTTGCCGTCTGCGACATGGTAGAAGCCTGCCTGCAGGCCAACCCTCCGTGTCCGCCGGACCTGGCGGAGGCCATTTTAAAGCAGTTCGCCGAGTCTTATGGCATGTACGAAGAAAAAGTCAAAGGCCTGACTCAAGTCACTTTTTCCAACGTGGCGGGGGGATTTCTAGGTTTCTTCACGCAGAAAACTACGTATCAGTACGACACACTGCTGACGCGACTCAAGGACTTGAAGGAACGGGTGGAGAAAAAACACGAAGCCGAAGTGAATGCTAACATGGACGCCGATTTCAACGC